From the Choloepus didactylus isolate mChoDid1 chromosome 22, mChoDid1.pri, whole genome shotgun sequence genome, one window contains:
- the MLKL gene encoding mixed lineage kinase domain-like protein isoform X2, with product MNNLGQIISLGQFVYKQCEEMKYCRKQCQRLGNRVSSLLQPLQLLQAQGEKNLPTELTTTLHRFQAALEEAKAQIEKYSSKSSIEKFLTVGHSKILFSAVNKSLRDVSDELSLLLQAEQWTLISNIIPQTSWQQEDQQDAEEDKRVFENLQRQNDIMEASLRTLENDVKEIKETLMQYFQKPRKEILQEQIREIKKEEISGSSWIPLRKTKFSTLYKGEYHRSPVTIKVFNNPQTSIGLVRDTFKNEIRTMKKFDSPNILRIFGICIDETESLPQFCIVMEHCELGTLRELLDKKQNLSYGVRIVLALEAATGLYRLHHSEVPELHRNITSTSFLVTEGYHVKLAGFELSKTQTSISREFKEKEAERVNSTAYVSPQRLKNVYNKYDIKAEIYSFGIVLWEITTGKIPFEGCDSKKIYKLAGLEQQQEPLGEDCPPVLQEIIDECRAYEPSQRPSMDEIVMKLSAFAKSCVET from the exons ATGAATAACTTGGGGCAGATCATCTCCTTGGGCCAGTTTGTCTACAAACAATGTGAAGAGATGAAATACTGCCGGAAACAGTGTCAGCGCCTGGGGAACAGGGTCTCCAGCCTCCTGCAGCCACTGCAGTTGCTCCAGGCCCAGGGAGAGAAGAACCTGCCCACTGAGCTGACCACCACTCTGCACCGTTTTCAGGCTGCCCTGGAGGAAGCTAAGGCACAGATAGAAAAGTACAGCAGTAAATCCAGTATCGAGAAATTTCTAACCGTGGGACATAGCAAAATACTCTTCAGTGCAGTGAACAAGAGTCTGAGAGATGTCTCGGACGAGCTCTCGCTGCTGCTTCAGGCTGAGCAATGGACGCTTATTTCAAACATCATCCCTCAAACCTCCTGGCAGCAGGAGGATCAGCAGGACGCAGAGGAAGACAAGCGGGTCTTTGAAAATCTGCAAAGAC AAAATGACATTATGGAAGCTTCATTGAGGACATTGGAGAATGAtgtgaaagaaatcaaggaaacgTTGATGCAAT ACTTTCAGAAACCCCGGAAGGAGATCCTACAAGAGCAAATCAGGGAGATTAAGAAGGAGGAGATTTCAGGGTCCTCATGGATCCCACTAAGGAAAACTAAATTCAGCACACTTTATAAAGGAGAATACCACAGATCTCCAGtgaccataaaagtgttcaaCAACCCCCAGACCAGCATTGG ATTAGTAAGGGATACCTTCAAAAATGAGATCAGAACCATGAAGAAATTTGATTCTCCCAACATCCTGCGTATATTTGGGATTTGCATTGATGAAACAG AGTCTCTGCCTCAGTTCTGCATCGTCATGGAACACTGTGAGCTGGGGACCCTGCGGGAACTGCTGGACAAGAAGCAGAACCTCTCCTATGGTGTGCGCATTGTCCTGGCCCTGGAGGCAGCCACGGGCTTATACAG GTTGCACCATTCAGAAGTACCCGAACTCCACAGAAACATCACCAGCACTAGCTTCCTGGTAACTGAAGGCTACCATGTGAAG CTTGCAGGATTTGAGTTGAGCAAAACGCAGACTTCTATCagtagagaatttaaggaaaaagaagcagagagagtCAATTCTACAGCCTATGTCTCACCTCAGAGACTGAAAAATGTGTATAATAAATATGACATAAAAGCTGAAATATACAG CTTTGGAATCGTCCTCTGGGAAATCACCACTGGGAAGATACCGTTTGAAG GCTGTGATTCTAAGAAGATCTATAAGCTGGCGGGTTTGGAACAACAGCAAGAGCCACTGGGTGAAGACTGCCCGCCAGTGCTGCAGGAGATCATTGATGAGTGCCGGGCCTATGAGCCCTCGCAGCGGCCCTCCATGGACG AAATCGTAATGAAACTGTCTGCCTTCGCTAAGTCGTGTGTTGAAACCTAA
- the MLKL gene encoding mixed lineage kinase domain-like protein isoform X4, whose amino-acid sequence MNNLGQIISLGQFVYKQCEEMKYCRKQCQRLGNRVSSLLQPLQLLQAQGEKNLPTELTTTLHRFQAALEEAKAQIEKYSSKSSIEKFLTVGHSKILFSAVNKSLRDVSDELSLLLQAEQWTLISNIIPQTSWQQEDQQDAEEDKRVFENLQRQNDIMEASLRTLENDVKEIKETLMQYFQKPRKEILQEQIREIKKEEISGSSWIPLRKTKFSTLYKGEYHRSPVTIKVFNNPQTSIGLVRDTFKNEIRTMKKFDSPNILRIFGICIDETESLPQFCIVMEHCELGTLRELLDKKQNLSYGVRIVLALEAATGLYRLHHSEVPELHRNITSTSFLVTEGYHVKAVILRRSISWRVWNNSKSHWVKTARQCCRRSLMSAGPMSPRSGPPWTKS is encoded by the exons ATGAATAACTTGGGGCAGATCATCTCCTTGGGCCAGTTTGTCTACAAACAATGTGAAGAGATGAAATACTGCCGGAAACAGTGTCAGCGCCTGGGGAACAGGGTCTCCAGCCTCCTGCAGCCACTGCAGTTGCTCCAGGCCCAGGGAGAGAAGAACCTGCCCACTGAGCTGACCACCACTCTGCACCGTTTTCAGGCTGCCCTGGAGGAAGCTAAGGCACAGATAGAAAAGTACAGCAGTAAATCCAGTATCGAGAAATTTCTAACCGTGGGACATAGCAAAATACTCTTCAGTGCAGTGAACAAGAGTCTGAGAGATGTCTCGGACGAGCTCTCGCTGCTGCTTCAGGCTGAGCAATGGACGCTTATTTCAAACATCATCCCTCAAACCTCCTGGCAGCAGGAGGATCAGCAGGACGCAGAGGAAGACAAGCGGGTCTTTGAAAATCTGCAAAGAC AAAATGACATTATGGAAGCTTCATTGAGGACATTGGAGAATGAtgtgaaagaaatcaaggaaacgTTGATGCAAT ACTTTCAGAAACCCCGGAAGGAGATCCTACAAGAGCAAATCAGGGAGATTAAGAAGGAGGAGATTTCAGGGTCCTCATGGATCCCACTAAGGAAAACTAAATTCAGCACACTTTATAAAGGAGAATACCACAGATCTCCAGtgaccataaaagtgttcaaCAACCCCCAGACCAGCATTGG ATTAGTAAGGGATACCTTCAAAAATGAGATCAGAACCATGAAGAAATTTGATTCTCCCAACATCCTGCGTATATTTGGGATTTGCATTGATGAAACAG AGTCTCTGCCTCAGTTCTGCATCGTCATGGAACACTGTGAGCTGGGGACCCTGCGGGAACTGCTGGACAAGAAGCAGAACCTCTCCTATGGTGTGCGCATTGTCCTGGCCCTGGAGGCAGCCACGGGCTTATACAG GTTGCACCATTCAGAAGTACCCGAACTCCACAGAAACATCACCAGCACTAGCTTCCTGGTAACTGAAGGCTACCATGTGAAG GCTGTGATTCTAAGAAGATCTATAAGCTGGCGGGTTTGGAACAACAGCAAGAGCCACTGGGTGAAGACTGCCCGCCAGTGCTGCAGGAGATCATTGATGAGTGCCGGGCCTATGAGCCCTCGCAGCGGCCCTCCATGGACG AAATCGTAA
- the MLKL gene encoding mixed lineage kinase domain-like protein isoform X3: protein MNNLGQIISLGQFVYKQCEEMKYCRKQCQRLGNRVSSLLQPLQLLQAQGEKNLPTELTTTLHRFQAALEEAKAQIEKYSSKSSIEKFLTVGHSKILFSAVNKSLRDVSDELSLLLQAEQWTLISNIIPQTSWQQEDQQDAEEDKRVFENLQRQNDIMEASLRTLENDVKEIKETLMQYFQKPRKEILQEQIREIKKEEISGSSWIPLRKTKFSTLYKGEYHRSPVTIKVFNNPQTSIGLVRDTFKNEIRTMKKFDSPNILRIFGICIDETESLPQFCIVMEHCELGTLRELLDKKQNLSYGVRIVLALEAATGLYRLHHSEVPELHRNITSTSFLVTEGYHVKLAGFELSKTQTSISREFKEKEAERVNSTAYVSPQRLKNVYNKYDIKAEIYRL from the exons ATGAATAACTTGGGGCAGATCATCTCCTTGGGCCAGTTTGTCTACAAACAATGTGAAGAGATGAAATACTGCCGGAAACAGTGTCAGCGCCTGGGGAACAGGGTCTCCAGCCTCCTGCAGCCACTGCAGTTGCTCCAGGCCCAGGGAGAGAAGAACCTGCCCACTGAGCTGACCACCACTCTGCACCGTTTTCAGGCTGCCCTGGAGGAAGCTAAGGCACAGATAGAAAAGTACAGCAGTAAATCCAGTATCGAGAAATTTCTAACCGTGGGACATAGCAAAATACTCTTCAGTGCAGTGAACAAGAGTCTGAGAGATGTCTCGGACGAGCTCTCGCTGCTGCTTCAGGCTGAGCAATGGACGCTTATTTCAAACATCATCCCTCAAACCTCCTGGCAGCAGGAGGATCAGCAGGACGCAGAGGAAGACAAGCGGGTCTTTGAAAATCTGCAAAGAC AAAATGACATTATGGAAGCTTCATTGAGGACATTGGAGAATGAtgtgaaagaaatcaaggaaacgTTGATGCAAT ACTTTCAGAAACCCCGGAAGGAGATCCTACAAGAGCAAATCAGGGAGATTAAGAAGGAGGAGATTTCAGGGTCCTCATGGATCCCACTAAGGAAAACTAAATTCAGCACACTTTATAAAGGAGAATACCACAGATCTCCAGtgaccataaaagtgttcaaCAACCCCCAGACCAGCATTGG ATTAGTAAGGGATACCTTCAAAAATGAGATCAGAACCATGAAGAAATTTGATTCTCCCAACATCCTGCGTATATTTGGGATTTGCATTGATGAAACAG AGTCTCTGCCTCAGTTCTGCATCGTCATGGAACACTGTGAGCTGGGGACCCTGCGGGAACTGCTGGACAAGAAGCAGAACCTCTCCTATGGTGTGCGCATTGTCCTGGCCCTGGAGGCAGCCACGGGCTTATACAG GTTGCACCATTCAGAAGTACCCGAACTCCACAGAAACATCACCAGCACTAGCTTCCTGGTAACTGAAGGCTACCATGTGAAG CTTGCAGGATTTGAGTTGAGCAAAACGCAGACTTCTATCagtagagaatttaaggaaaaagaagcagagagagtCAATTCTACAGCCTATGTCTCACCTCAGAGACTGAAAAATGTGTATAATAAATATGACATAAAAGCTGAAATATACAG GCTGTGA
- the MLKL gene encoding mixed lineage kinase domain-like protein isoform X1 translates to MNNLGQIISLGQFVYKQCEEMKYCRKQCQRLGNRVSSLLQPLQLLQAQGEKNLPTELTTTLHRFQAALEEAKAQIEKYSSKSSIEKFLTVGHSKILFSAVNKSLRDVSDELSLLLQAEQWTLISNIIPQTSWQQEDQQDAEEDKRVFENLQRQNDIMEASLRTLENDVKEIKETLMQYFQKPRKEILQEQIREIKKEEISGSSWIPLRKTKFSTLYKGEYHRSPVTIKVFNNPQTSIGLVRDTFKNEIRTMKKFDSPNILRIFGICIDETESLPQFCIVMEHCELGTLRELLDKKQNLSYGVRIVLALEAATGLYRLHHSEVPELHRNITSTSFLVTEGYHVKLAGFELSKTQTSISREFKEKEAERVNSTAYVSPQRLKNVYNKYDIKAEIYSFGIVLWEITTGKIPFEGDEGEAWVRWRRLGLVPFQQIRKSPSALSRELCPLLSALSGLAGGILGRSSIFSVLKVPRSDASQHHPERRTSAKAGF, encoded by the exons ATGAATAACTTGGGGCAGATCATCTCCTTGGGCCAGTTTGTCTACAAACAATGTGAAGAGATGAAATACTGCCGGAAACAGTGTCAGCGCCTGGGGAACAGGGTCTCCAGCCTCCTGCAGCCACTGCAGTTGCTCCAGGCCCAGGGAGAGAAGAACCTGCCCACTGAGCTGACCACCACTCTGCACCGTTTTCAGGCTGCCCTGGAGGAAGCTAAGGCACAGATAGAAAAGTACAGCAGTAAATCCAGTATCGAGAAATTTCTAACCGTGGGACATAGCAAAATACTCTTCAGTGCAGTGAACAAGAGTCTGAGAGATGTCTCGGACGAGCTCTCGCTGCTGCTTCAGGCTGAGCAATGGACGCTTATTTCAAACATCATCCCTCAAACCTCCTGGCAGCAGGAGGATCAGCAGGACGCAGAGGAAGACAAGCGGGTCTTTGAAAATCTGCAAAGAC AAAATGACATTATGGAAGCTTCATTGAGGACATTGGAGAATGAtgtgaaagaaatcaaggaaacgTTGATGCAAT ACTTTCAGAAACCCCGGAAGGAGATCCTACAAGAGCAAATCAGGGAGATTAAGAAGGAGGAGATTTCAGGGTCCTCATGGATCCCACTAAGGAAAACTAAATTCAGCACACTTTATAAAGGAGAATACCACAGATCTCCAGtgaccataaaagtgttcaaCAACCCCCAGACCAGCATTGG ATTAGTAAGGGATACCTTCAAAAATGAGATCAGAACCATGAAGAAATTTGATTCTCCCAACATCCTGCGTATATTTGGGATTTGCATTGATGAAACAG AGTCTCTGCCTCAGTTCTGCATCGTCATGGAACACTGTGAGCTGGGGACCCTGCGGGAACTGCTGGACAAGAAGCAGAACCTCTCCTATGGTGTGCGCATTGTCCTGGCCCTGGAGGCAGCCACGGGCTTATACAG GTTGCACCATTCAGAAGTACCCGAACTCCACAGAAACATCACCAGCACTAGCTTCCTGGTAACTGAAGGCTACCATGTGAAG CTTGCAGGATTTGAGTTGAGCAAAACGCAGACTTCTATCagtagagaatttaaggaaaaagaagcagagagagtCAATTCTACAGCCTATGTCTCACCTCAGAGACTGAAAAATGTGTATAATAAATATGACATAAAAGCTGAAATATACAG CTTTGGAATCGTCCTCTGGGAAATCACCACTGGGAAGATACCGTTTGAAGGTGATGAGGGTGAAGCCTGGGTCAGATGGCGCCGGCTGGGGTTGGTCCCCTTCCAACAGATTAGAAAATCCCCATCAGCGCTGTCCCGAGAGCTTTGTCCTCTGCTATCAGCACTGTCTGGGCTAGCTGGTGGAATCCTTGGAcgctcttccattttttcagtcCTGAAAGTCCCTAGATCTGATGCCAGCCAGCACCATCCAGAGAGACGTACAAGTGCCAAAGCAGGTTTTTAA